The DNA segment GCAGGCTTTCTCCGGTACCTTGCCTTTACCTTTACAATCATTACAGGTAACCGCCTGCTGGATAGCACCGAACATGGTGTTGACAACGCGAATCTGTTGTCCAGCGCCCTTACATGTCTCGCAATTTTTCACACTATAGCCGGGTTCGACCGTGGATCCCTTACAATGAGTACATTCGTCGTCAAGAACAAGGTTTATTTTTTCTTCTTTACCAAACACTGCCTCCTCAAAGGAAAGTGTTAGCCTAGTCTCCACATCTCGCCCGCGCGATGGACCATACGTTTGTTGCGGACCGCCCCCGAAGAACTGACTAAAGATATCACCAAATGCACCGTTACCTCCAAAATCAAAGTGAACATCCTGACCGTTGAAATTGAATCCCTCAAACGGATTACCGCCGTTCCCACCGCCACCCGCGCCACCAACGCCAGCGTGACCAAACTGATCGTAGCGTTGGCGTTTTTGTTTATCTTTGAGCACCTCGTAGGCTTCATTGATTTCTTTGAACTTCGCCTCGTCACCACCCTCTTTGTCTGGGTGGTGCTTTACGGCAGCCTTACGGAAGGCTTTCTTGATCTCATCATCACTAGCGCTTTTGTCGACGCCAAGAACTTCATAATAATCACGTTTTGTCATACTGTATGTAGTATACGAAATTAGCACTCAGTATGCAAGAGTGCTAATTAGAAATGTTCACGGATATGTTTAAAACTATATTCCCACGTAGCATCTGTCTTCTTGTGAGGATTGAATATGTTTTGGGGATCAAACAACTCTTTGACCTCTCGCATATACCGAAGTACAGTCGGTGTATACATCTGCTCCAGCCATGGACCACGTACCAAACCGTCGTTATGCTCACCACTTACACTCCCACCGTAACTAATTACGAGAGTATTCACTTCCTTCATCGCTGGCTCGAACTTCGCTCGCTCCGCAGGATCTTCGATTTTCATGAGGGGAATTACGTGGAAATTACCATCGCCTAAGTGTCCGGCAATGGTTGCAAGGAGATTGTACTTCTTTATGATCCCGCGCAGCTGAGGCAGAAATTCACTCAGTCGAGCTGGCGGCACGACGAGATCATCAATGAAGGGTGCTGTATGTTTTTCCTTTACCTTGCTACGAAGCAGGTTAAAGCTCTCACGACGCATGAGCCAAAACTTACGACTCGCTGCTTCGGTATCATCCTCCTCCATATAGCTAAACTTGAAGCGTGAGAGATCTTTTTTTGCGGTATGGATTTTTTGTTTTACTTCGTCAACACTATCCCCAGTAAACTCGATGAGTAGTATCATCTTTGGCACACCGCGTAGCAGTGCGAGTCCATCTGGGATAAGCTGCAAACACATAATTACCCAGGTGATGAAACCAAGTCGCTTGATAAACGCAAAAATAAACTTAAAACTAAGCCACAACGTGTTGTCGTCGAAGCATTCAAACGTAGCAGGCTTGTGAGCCAGTACGGCGGGAATAAGCTCACCTAGATTGTCAATATCTCGCATATAACAAACCAGTGTACCGGCATGGGTTGGCTTTGGCACTAATTTAATGGTCGCCTCAGTCATAATGCCCAGCGTTCCCTGCGCCCCCACAAACAGCTTTGTCATATCAAATATGCCGGTGTCTCTATTCCATACATTCCAGAGGTGATAGCCCGTGGCATCTTTTGTCACTTTTGGAGCTGCTGCCTGTATCTCATCGTAGTGCTGATCAAGCAACTCAAACGTCCTCTGATATAAGTGCGCTTCGTAGTCACCCTGATTCATTTTTGCGTTTAGCTCATCTCGGTTAAGGGGACGCATCGTGTACTCATTACCGTCACCGAGCACTACTTTCATTTCTGATACATAGCGATCGGTCTTACCAAACTGAAGCGACTTCTCGCCACCTGAGTTGTTGTTTACTATTCCACCCATGCCTGCCAACTCGCGACTAGCCGGGTAACTTGGCAAAATACTTCCATATTTGAGCGTCTCTACTTCAAAATCTTTATACATCATACCCGGCTCAACACGTGCCGACTCGGCTGAAACATCGTAGACGTTTACCATATATTTGCTGGTATCGATGATAATAGAGTCATTGATAGCGGCGCCCGACATGTCAGTACCGCGAGACCTTGCAGTGACACTCAAACTGAGATCATCTGCTTTGTACTGGGCAACAAAAGAAACAACTGATTTTATATCGCCCGCATGCTTTGGGAAAACAATTACTTCTGGTCGTAGCTCAAATAAGCTGGCATCATGACTATAAAACTCTCTGGCCTGATCGCTGGCATCAACATCACCCTCAATAATACTCGAAAGCTCACCCTTTAGGTCCATATCTGTATGGTACTGGTTTACGCCTAAAAGCACAAGTGAATTGGGGTACTATTGTCGCTCCAGCATGCGATCAGTCTCATCGGCAATCTCATGACCAATAATCTCCTCGATCAGGTCTTCGATAGTAACGATACCGATAATGTGATCGTCTTTTTCAACTGGTATCAGATGTGACCGCACTGAAAAGAAGTGCCGCAATAGCGTATCGAGCGCTGTTCGGCTACCGACCATTTTTGTCTTGTGTAAACGAAACGCGTGAACCGGTAGCGGATTCTCATCAAAATCAACGTCTACCATGTCTTTCATAAGGAGTACGCCAAAACAATGTGTTCGCTCGCGATCAAAAATAGGGATACGGCTATAGCCGTGCGCTTTGATATCGTCAACAGTATCAGCATCAAGGATTGCATCGTAGCGAAGCCAATACACGTCCTTGATTGGTCTCATAATGTCTTTAATTTGCTTCTCGCTCATGAGCAGGGCACTCTTGATAATCTCTACCTCATCGTCGTCGAGCTCACTTGCCCCATCGTCAGCGTGCTCACCGATCAGAAGCCCAAGCTCATCCCTCGAATGAAGGTGAAGTTGTTCGTGACCCACCAATTTGTCCAAGAGCATCTGCAAAGGTTTTGAGACCGGGTACGTAAGCCAAATCGTAAACCACAAGAAGGGTGACAGAAACGAACAAAACTTGAGTGCGCGTTTCACGAAAATAGCTTGCGGCACAACCTCGCCAAAGATGACGATGAGAAGTGTGCTGACTATACCGGCAATCAATCCCCCTGTATGATGCTCGAGGATAAGAGCGCTCGTAGAAACAACGGCAACGTTAGCAAGCAAAATAGCAGATAAGGAAAGATGGCTGTTTTTCCTGAGCGGGTATACCCTCGCTGCGTCGACATTACCGAGCCGTCGTTTTCGACCCAAGTCAGTCCGCGAAAGCGACATAAGCGCAATATTGAGTCCCGAGTAAATGCCCGAGAGACCAACAAGGAGTAATACCTCAAGAACGATGATGAACGTGTCCATTTGTATAGTAATGAATTATACCATACATTGCCAATCAGCTCTATTCTTTTCCCATAGGCTCGCTTCATTATCTCTATACAAACGTGAGGTGTTGCATGCAACACCTCACCCGACTATCTTTCACACAACAACTACTTTTCGTCGACAACTTCGCCTTCGACTGGCTCTTCCTTGTTCGACTTCTTACTATCCGAAGATGTAGCCTCGTCCTCGTTTTTATCCTCAGCAGCTTGCTGATACATTTTGGCACCGATCGGCATGATAGCATCGTTCAAGGCTTTTGTTGCAGCCTCTAGTTCATCTTTATCGGTTGCTTCCTTGTGCTTTTCAGCCTCTGCGACAGCTTCCTCGATGGCTTTTTTGTCATCATCGGAAATCTTGTCTTTGAACTCATCGGGCATTTTCTTCGCTTGGTAAATAGCGTTTTCAAGCTGATTTTTTGCGTCGATTGTCTCACGCTTTTTCTTATCTTCGTCAGCGTGCAATTCTGCCTCTTTTTGCGCCTTCTCGATATCTTCTTTGCTCATGTTACCGGAGTTTTGAATGGTGATGGACTGCTCTTTACCCGTGCCCTTGTCCTTTGCGGTGACATTAAGGATACCGTTGGCATCAATGTTGAAGGTAACTTCAATCTGTGGCATCCCGCGAGGTGCAGGTGCAATTCCATCGAGGATGAATCGTCCGAGACTCTTGTTGTCCTGAGCAAACTCCCGCTCACCCTGCAACACATGGATTTCTACCTGTGGCTGATTGTCGCTGGCTGTCGAGAATACCTCGCTCTTACTCGTTGGAACTGTGGTATTTCGTTCGATCAACTTTGTTGACACCCCGCCCATGGTTTCAATACCGAGGCTAAGCGGTGTCACGTCGAGGAGTAGTACGTCCTTGACATCTCCGGCAAGAACTCCACCCTGAATAGCAGCTCCAATAGCGACCACTTCATCAGGATTAACACCCTGCATTGGGTCTTTACCAAATAGTTTTTTGACCCTCTCCACGACAGCGGGCATGCGAGTCATACCACCTACCATCACCACTTCATTAATATCACCCTTTGATAATTTGGCGTCTTTGAGAGCTTTTTCAACTGGCCCATCAAGCCGATCAAGCAGTGAAGCCACAAGCTCTTCGAGCTTAGCACGGCTCAGCTTGAGCTCAAAGTGCTTTGGACCGTCAGCATCTGCCGTGATGAATGGGATATTGACTTCGTACTCTGTGACAGTCGAGAGCTCTTTCTTGGCCTTCTCAGCCTCATCCTTGAGACGCTGCATTGCAGCGTTATCTTTGCGTAGATCAATGCCGTCAGTCTTTTTAAATTCGTCGAGGAAGTAATTGACGATCGTGTTGTCGAAATCTTCACCCCCGAGGTGAGTATCACCGTTGGTTGACTTTACTTCAAATACACCGTCACCGAGCTCGAGAATTGATACATCGAACGTACCGCCGCCGAGATCGAAGACGACAATCTTTTCTTCTTTACCTTTTTCGAGACCATAGGCGAGTGCCGCTGCAGTTGGCTCGTTGATGATGCGCTTAACCTCAAGTCCGGCAATCTTGCCCGCGTCTTTCGTCGCCTGACGCTGTGAGTCGTCAAAATAAGCAGGAACGGTAATAACAGCCTCGGTGACTTTCTCGCCCAAAAATGCCTCGGCGTCTGCTTTAATCTTGCTAAGGATCATCGCCGAAACTTCTTCAGGAGTATACTCCTTGCCTGCCATTTTCACGCCAACACCACTTTGATGCTTCACAATCTCAAACGGCATGATATCAATGTCTTTTTGTACCTCCTTGTCGCTGAACTTGCGGCCAATCAGACGCTTGATACCGTAGATTGTATTCTTAGCATTCGTTACACGTTGACGTTGCGCGACTTGCCCTACAAGACGCTCACCAGATTTATTAACTGCCACAACACTTGGTGTCGTACGATTACCTTCGGCGTTCGCAATAACCTCTGGTTTGCCAGCTACTAGGTAAGCAAACGCGCTGTTAGTTGTTCCAAGATCAATCCCTATAATTTTTCCCATTTCGTGTTTTCCTCCTTTGTTACATAGCTTGTTCTGGTAACTTAGCACTCCTCGCAGGATAGTGCTAATTTATATCTCAATCATAGTAAGTTAGCACTCTCATGTCAAGAGTGCTAACATTGTGTTATTAACATCATTTTAGCTAAAGCTATCACTGACGCGTGACTTTTACCATGGCGGGTCGGATGACACTATCTGCCAGCATATACCCAGCCTGAAGTTCAGCCGCGATAACTTCGTTCTCACCCTCTGCTTCATCAAACTGCACTGCTTGATGAAAATGAGGGTTGAACTGCACACCGGGCGCAGCGTCTATGCGGGTAACACCCAGCTCCGCGAGAGTTGCACTGAGCTGCTTTGCCAGACCAACTACTCCCTGAACCCACTGGTTTTCAGAAAGCTCGCCTGGTGCATGCGAAATTGCCCGTTCAATCGTGTCAATAATGGGAAGGAGCTTGAGAACCATTTTCTCTTCCCCTCGCTCCATCATCTGCTGCTTCTCCATTTCGGCGCGTTTACGATAATTTTCAAAATCAGCGCGGGTACGCTGCAAGTCTCTCGTTAACTCAAGCAAATGATCTATCTCGTCAGTTTGCTTTTTTTTCATTAGTTATCTCCTTTGCTTTGGCCAGTGTGTCGTGTTTGTGCTTGCCTTGTTGTGTACGATGCGCATAAAAATAATACGTCAACGAGCCACTCACGCCAAATATCCCAAACATGATGCAAAAAATAACAAACGAGCGAACGTCACCACCGGTGATATCGACGGAATACTTCAGTAGTAAACCGCCCGAAACAATAGCTACCACAAAACTCACAAGATAAAAATGATAACGACTCATTTTTTTATAATACCTCCTCCAGCATTGCACCAGTTCGCTTCACGAGCTGCATGGTACGTGCATAGTTTTGCCTAGTCGGGCCAATAACACCGATATAGCTACGATCGCTATAGGGGGATCGAAACTTACTAATAATCAATGTCGCGCCGCTTGTCTTACCAATTGGGTTCTCGCTCCCGATGAAAACATTTAGTGGCTGGTTGGGTGAAGCCTCTCGAAGCCAGGGCTCGATATTATCGAGCAAGCTTGCGATCTTCTGCACATGTCCCCCAACCAAAAACTCCGGCTGACTGAAGAGATTACTGATACCGTTCATGTACAGCTCACTACCTATCGTTGCAAATCCTAAGTTCCCCGTAAGTTCCACTAGACTATCAACTGCACTGCGAATAGCCCTGTCGCTATGAGCAATCTGAGCGGTGACGTGGGCCTCAATCGCTCGTGTACTACGATCAATTCCGCTAGGCAACTCTGACATCTGTGCATCAGTGATGCTGTTAACATAAAGACGATAGCCCCTATCGGTCGGGATACGTCCCGCACTAGTATGCGGCGCCGTGATGAGCCCGAGATCTTCAAGCCGTGCCATTTCAGATCGAATAGTTGCGCTGCTGACTCCAAAGAGTTTCGCCAGCGTCACACTACCTACCGGCACCGCTATCTCAGCATACTGCTCAATAATCGCCCCAAGTATCGCTTTTTGTCGTTCAGTGAGACTCATTACAAACAGTATAGCAAGATCTAGCACTCGAAGTCAATGAGTGCCAATAAACTTGATGGCGATTTTAAACTCAAGGAGTTATTGTTATTAGTCTGTATATACGCTATACTAAATCACCTATGCAACAGGTTTCAGAAGCGGACCTCACCACCATCAAGGCGTGGCTCGGTGCAGGTTCTATTAATATATTTGGACGGCAATACGCCGGTAAAGATACGCAGTGTGAAAAACTTGCAGAGATTTTTGGCGGAGTGGTGCTAGGTGGAGGTGACATTCTCCGGCATGGCCAAACGCCACAGCACGTTCTCGATGCTATCAACTCAGGCGCGCTTTCTCCTACCGAGGAGTACAAAGCGATTGTCACACCATACCTTTCTCGGGATGAATTCGCCGGAAAACCACTCTTTCTGAGCAGCGTTGGACGCATGCAGGGCGAAGAGGAAGCTATTCTGGCTGCCACCGCACAAAGCGGACATGAGATTAAGGCAGTTATTTTCCTCGATATTGATGAGTCAACCACCTGGAAACGTTTTCATGAGGCAAAAATTCACGGTACACGCGAAGATCGCACTGATGATGATGAGGAGGGTCTCAGGAAACGACTTGACCTCTATGAGAAGTTTACTATTCCTGTCATCAATAGGTATCGCGACTTAGGTCTGCTGATTCATATCGATGGCACTCCTAGTATTGAGCAAGTCGATGCCGCCATCCTACGAGCACTCTTCGAGCGCGCCACAAACTCTTAGTCGCGTTTTAGCATCACCATAAAGGCCTCGCTTGGTATATCAACCTTCCCAAAGCGCTTCATACGTTTTTTGCCTCGTGCCTGTTTGGCGAGTAGCTTCTTTTTTCGACTTACATCACCGCCATAGAGGTATCCGGTCACGTCTTTGCGATACGCCCCCAGTGTTTCGCGTGCAATGAAGCGAGCGCCGATAGCTGCTTGCAGTGCAACTTCAAAGCTTTGACGAGGCACAACATCTTTTAGTTTTGCTACTATTTCCCTGCCAAGGGTCTGAGCCTCGCTGCGGTGTGCCATCACTGACAATGAGTCGACTATTTCTCCTGCAATGTAGAAATCAACGCGCACCAAGTCCTCTACGCGATAATTGGCAAGTTCATAATTAAAACTGCCATAGCCACTAGTAACGCTTTTGAGCTGATCATAAAAATCAGTCAGGAGGTTTGCTAGTGGTGCCTCAAAACTAACAAGCGCTCTTTCGTCGATATAGCTCAGATTTGTTTGTCTACCACGTTTTGTCACTATTAGCTGGATGACCGTTCCTACAAACTCCTGTGGGACGACAATCTCTCCCTTTATCCACGGCTCACGAATTTCACGAATCTTTGCAGGGTCTGGCAGACTACTAGCGCTCTTTATGTCAAGTTCTTCACCACTTGTCAGTGTTACCTGATAGTCGGTACTCGGATTTGTTACGACAAGATCCAGATCATATTCTCGCTCAAGACGCTCGCGGATGATATCCATATGAAGCAAGCCCAGAAACCCGATACGCACACCGTAGCCGAGAACCGGTGAATTCTCCGGCTCGAACTGAAGGGCACTATCACTCAGACTCAATTTCTCAATCGCGTCTTTGAGATCCTGATAGTCCTCGTTACTCACCGGGAAGAAGCCAGCGTAGACAAACGGTTTAACGTGTTTATATCCCGGCAGTGCAATAACTGTTTCGGGGAACTCTCGTTTTTCGATGACGATCGTATCCCCTACCCGTGCATCACGCGTTGTTTTGAGGTTAGTCACGATATAGCCGATTTGACCTGTAGAGAGCGTGCTATCTGCAACCATCGTCGGACTCAAGTGACCAACCTCCAGTGCTATGCCCTGCGCAGATGTACCAAGCATACTGATCTTATCGTT comes from the Candidatus Saccharimonas aalborgensis genome and includes:
- a CDS encoding nucleotide exchange factor GrpE is translated as MKKKQTDEIDHLLELTRDLQRTRADFENYRKRAEMEKQQMMERGEEKMVLKLLPIIDTIERAISHAPGELSENQWVQGVVGLAKQLSATLAELGVTRIDAAPGVQFNPHFHQAVQFDEAEGENEVIAAELQAGYMLADSVIRPAMVKVTRQ
- the dnaJ gene encoding molecular chaperone DnaJ codes for the protein MTKRDYYEVLGVDKSASDDEIKKAFRKAAVKHHPDKEGGDEAKFKEINEAYEVLKDKQKRQRYDQFGHAGVGGAGGGGNGGNPFEGFNFNGQDVHFDFGGNGAFGDIFSQFFGGGPQQTYGPSRGRDVETRLTLSFEEAVFGKEEKINLVLDDECTHCKGSTVEPGYSVKNCETCKGAGQQIRVVNTMFGAIQQAVTCNDCKGKGKVPEKACTRCRGTGTERREQMITVKIPAGIDDGATIRLKGHGEAIGGGSKGDLYVHIRVKAHKKFTREGNLILSEEHISFVQATLGCEIDIETVDGTVTMKIPAGTQSGTDFKLSGHGVPHLRSESRGAHIVSIVVDTPTKLSKKQRELLEQFDGAAKRGLFS
- a CDS encoding CNNM domain-containing protein, whose protein sequence is MDTFIIVLEVLLLVGLSGIYSGLNIALMSLSRTDLGRKRRLGNVDAARVYPLRKNSHLSLSAILLANVAVVSTSALILEHHTGGLIAGIVSTLLIVIFGEVVPQAIFVKRALKFCSFLSPFLWFTIWLTYPVSKPLQMLLDKLVGHEQLHLHSRDELGLLIGEHADDGASELDDDEVEIIKSALLMSEKQIKDIMRPIKDVYWLRYDAILDADTVDDIKAHGYSRIPIFDRERTHCFGVLLMKDMVDVDFDENPLPVHAFRLHKTKMVGSRTALDTLLRHFFSVRSHLIPVEKDDHIIGIVTIEDLIEEIIGHEIADETDRMLERQ
- the lepA gene encoding translation elongation factor 4; protein product: MNTDSIRNFCIIAHIDHGKSTLADRMMELTSTVTKREMKSQLLDSMELEREKGITIKLAPVRMKWEGHDLNLIDTPGHVDFSYEVSRSLQACEGAILVVDASQGIQAQTLANVYLALEQELVIIPVLNKVDLPAADVTRVSKEVINLLGCNESDIIKISAKTGENVDQVLRAVIDRVPPPIGSVDTGTRALIFDSYYDDYRGVILYVRVVDGEIQKNDKISMLGTSAQGIALEVGHLSPTMVADSTLSTGQIGYIVTNLKTTRDARVGDTIVIEKREFPETVIALPGYKHVKPFVYAGFFPVSNEDYQDLKDAIEKLSLSDSALQFEPENSPVLGYGVRIGFLGLLHMDIIRERLEREYDLDLVVTNPSTDYQVTLTSGEELDIKSASSLPDPAKIREIREPWIKGEIVVPQEFVGTVIQLIVTKRGRQTNLSYIDERALVSFEAPLANLLTDFYDQLKSVTSGYGSFNYELANYRVEDLVRVDFYIAGEIVDSLSVMAHRSEAQTLGREIVAKLKDVVPRQSFEVALQAAIGARFIARETLGAYRKDVTGYLYGGDVSRKKKLLAKQARGKKRMKRFGKVDIPSEAFMVMLKRD
- a CDS encoding adenylate kinase family protein; its protein translation is MQQVSEADLTTIKAWLGAGSINIFGRQYAGKDTQCEKLAEIFGGVVLGGGDILRHGQTPQHVLDAINSGALSPTEEYKAIVTPYLSRDEFAGKPLFLSSVGRMQGEEEAILAATAQSGHEIKAVIFLDIDESTTWKRFHEAKIHGTREDRTDDDEEGLRKRLDLYEKFTIPVINRYRDLGLLIHIDGTPSIEQVDAAILRALFERATNS
- the dnaK gene encoding molecular chaperone DnaK, with the translated sequence MGKIIGIDLGTTNSAFAYLVAGKPEVIANAEGNRTTPSVVAVNKSGERLVGQVAQRQRVTNAKNTIYGIKRLIGRKFSDKEVQKDIDIMPFEIVKHQSGVGVKMAGKEYTPEEVSAMILSKIKADAEAFLGEKVTEAVITVPAYFDDSQRQATKDAGKIAGLEVKRIINEPTAAALAYGLEKGKEEKIVVFDLGGGTFDVSILELGDGVFEVKSTNGDTHLGGEDFDNTIVNYFLDEFKKTDGIDLRKDNAAMQRLKDEAEKAKKELSTVTEYEVNIPFITADADGPKHFELKLSRAKLEELVASLLDRLDGPVEKALKDAKLSKGDINEVVMVGGMTRMPAVVERVKKLFGKDPMQGVNPDEVVAIGAAIQGGVLAGDVKDVLLLDVTPLSLGIETMGGVSTKLIERNTTVPTSKSEVFSTASDNQPQVEIHVLQGEREFAQDNKSLGRFILDGIAPAPRGMPQIEVTFNIDANGILNVTAKDKGTGKEQSITIQNSGNMSKEDIEKAQKEAELHADEDKKKRETIDAKNQLENAIYQAKKMPDEFKDKISDDDKKAIEEAVAEAEKHKEATDKDELEAATKALNDAIMPIGAKMYQQAAEDKNEDEATSSDSKKSNKEEPVEGEVVDEK
- a CDS encoding FAD-binding oxidoreductase yields the protein MDLKGELSSIIEGDVDASDQAREFYSHDASLFELRPEVIVFPKHAGDIKSVVSFVAQYKADDLSLSVTARSRGTDMSGAAINDSIIIDTSKYMVNVYDVSAESARVEPGMMYKDFEVETLKYGSILPSYPASRELAGMGGIVNNNSGGEKSLQFGKTDRYVSEMKVVLGDGNEYTMRPLNRDELNAKMNQGDYEAHLYQRTFELLDQHYDEIQAAAPKVTKDATGYHLWNVWNRDTGIFDMTKLFVGAQGTLGIMTEATIKLVPKPTHAGTLVCYMRDIDNLGELIPAVLAHKPATFECFDDNTLWLSFKFIFAFIKRLGFITWVIMCLQLIPDGLALLRGVPKMILLIEFTGDSVDEVKQKIHTAKKDLSRFKFSYMEEDDTEAASRKFWLMRRESFNLLRSKVKEKHTAPFIDDLVVPPARLSEFLPQLRGIIKKYNLLATIAGHLGDGNFHVIPLMKIEDPAERAKFEPAMKEVNTLVISYGGSVSGEHNDGLVRGPWLEQMYTPTVLRYMREVKELFDPQNIFNPHKKTDATWEYSFKHIREHF